In a single window of the Zea mays cultivar B73 chromosome 5, Zm-B73-REFERENCE-NAM-5.0, whole genome shotgun sequence genome:
- the LOC103626187 gene encoding uncharacterized protein, whose protein sequence is MAASLLGPYTGGSGLGGRVHARSGGHRRSAAAVKRLLLRLRRSWRRRAARPRRTAVRFGYDPHSYSQNFDDGTASYDHHCL, encoded by the coding sequence ATGGCGGCGTCTCTGCTAGGCCCGTACACCGGAGGCAGCGGCTTGGGCGGTAGGGTCCACGCCAGGAGCGGCGGCCACCGCCGTTCAGCTGCGGCGGTGAAGCGGCTGCTGTTGAGGCTGAGGCGCTCTTGGAGAAGACGCGCGGCGCGGCCGAGGCGAACCGCGGTGAGGTTCGGGTACGACCCGCATAGCTACTCCCAGAACTTCGACGACGGCACTGCTTCCTACGACCACCACTGCTTGTAG